DNA sequence from the Antedon mediterranea chromosome 7, ecAntMedi1.1, whole genome shotgun sequence genome:
TCTTATCTTGCCCATACAAGCAAATCTCACTAACTCAGTAAATTACCAAACCAGTATCGTTTGTGTAACTAATGCTTATACTTTTTCAACTAATATATAATGTGGGTTAGTTTTATtgaagatttataaaatgtttttgtaatgGATATCTTAGAAACAATTAATGATTTATGATAAGTATACCATCTCAATGAATGCTGTATTGTTGCTGGCACCAGCCAAATACATAGTGTTGTGATGTAACTATGACAAATCTACAATACACCATGCAAtttataacaacatttttgttcATGCTAGTGTTGCAAATTTAATTTCAGATGGtataaattggaaaaaaaaaatgtttatgtttcaACTTGTTAATTTATGTTACCAACACATGGCTTTTTGTCAACACCCAACCATTAATAAAGGGcttttcacacctgttccggtcTGGTTCCAGTTCAGGAGGTTTATGTCAAATTTCGCATACACAGCATTAAAAACATTGAGACACGAGTCTATCTGCCACACTAGAGCAGGTGTAAAAGGCCCTTAAGTTTTGTAACCCACACTATGTAACCACTTAATTAATAATAGAGAGTATTTTTAACACTGAAAGTTAACTTATTCAAACACTATAGTTTTGctttaacaacaaaaatacattatgGACATATGACTTTCAATTTGTACTGTTTATTAGATAGAATGTAGGTATAGGTAGTATACAGTAAatccctcctttgggacactccCATTAAGGGGCCACTTTTCAATGACCTGGACgaggagaaatatatgttttaacactacaaccAACCCTTCTTCAGGGGACACCTATTATTTGTTTGGGTCCCGAAGGTGTCTTATTAAtggttttacagtatttaaaaataacgTTAGTTTGCATACAGAGTTCAGGATACAGCCATCTATTTTAAAAAGGTAATCAAAACAGTGCAATTTACTAAACactttgtaattaaaaacatttttgatctgtttgcatattttattatttattatgcttTTAGCTTTGCTGACGTTGATATCGAGTTTCCATATTGATTGGAgaagttatttattttattaaaagcaTTCAATAACATAACTGTATTATGAAtttgtgtttgtttgtgttCAGTCTATCCGAAATATGttgttttaagttttaaaaagacCCCGTAACATAAGGATAGGTGATTCATGTCTCTTATCAGTTGTAGCAGCGCATACCACaagctaaaaaaaaacaacaattatcttaattttatttgtagaaGAAATTACCATTTCATTATGGAAAATGACTCCCTAATCAAAGCGAGCACCTGCACTGGTGTATCTGATTGTGCATTTAATATGAGCCAGATACCTTCCTACCTCACTTCCTCGCTGGTTATTATATACAATGACAAACTGTGGATTATTGATTGTCGTGTAAAAGCTTTTAAAAAGTTGACCTCAACGTCAAAGCAAGTTCAGGATATGAGTAGAATCAATTTATTGGAAGTAAGGCCTCTCTACAGAAACAAAGGAAATTATAGTGTCTGGTAGCGCAGTAAGGACATCCCCTGAGCAAGTTGATATGAACTTACAGTAGTTGAAAATTACATCAACACAACAAGTTtccaatttgtttttgaattttAACAGTTTTTACAATGATTTTGCTGCTTCGTCTGTGTGTATGTTTAGCTGTGGTTGTTTTTGTAAATGCTGCTACCGACACTCATCCAGATATACCAAAGATACCAGATGGTACTGAACCTGCATCGACAGATGAAAACATTGACAATGAATTGAGTCCTGAAACAAAACCTACGAAAGAGACGAAAGATGAAATTATACCAACTCCGAATGTGGACGAAGACGTCTTACCAACTGCGGAAACTCCGACAGGAACAGGTTTTACGCACAGGCCTCCCCGGCCACCAACGGTAGATAACCCTACCCTGTATCATTACATCCCAGTCCCTGGTCCCCCAGGAATGCCTGGACCAACAGGTACTACAGGGAATCCTGGCTACCCTGGTCCACAAGGACCAATGGGATACGCGGGCGCACCTGGAAACAACGGTAACAATGGGTCTCCTGGTCCGGCTGGACGACAGGGTTCGGACGGTCAGAAAGGCGAAAGAGGGTCACCGGGCATTACAGGTAGGTACTCATCATattttagaaattaaaaattGAGTTAGTTAATGGGGTGGTGGAGTAGGCCAAAAGAATCATATTTCCGTTTGTCAaccacaataataaaaaaaaaacttaatctCAATTCTTTCAGAATTTAGAAATGACATACTTGGTTtcgattaaaaaataaaatgtatcaatGTATCAACTTTCGTAGAATATGTACGGTAATGTATATGTAAATTATACAATGCGCAAAGAAGAAAAACCTTATTTGTGACACGAAAAGTAATGGTTGAACTTTGTTCATATTGATAACGCACGCTTGGTGTTTCCGACGACCTTTAGTAGGAGGCCTTACTTAAACAAAATGGATTATTcaacttaaataatttattagcTTCCTTCACAAAATACAATGATGATATTAATAGACATAAAGCATTTCATCATTCATGGTAGGGACTACTCCAAAAAAGAAAAGAGGGAGAAGTACGTTTGTAGACATTCGTATTGCATTATGAATTTTGCATTCATCAATTTGATGATATGCAGCTTGCAACATCATAATGAACAACAActaataaacataacaaaaacaTGGTATATATTAGAACATTGAATGTTAGAGAAGTTTGTGACATTTTTTGACGTGGTTTTTGCACTGTTTTTCTGTTTTATATTGTGTTGTGTATGGTCACAGGAAAACTCAATGTTCTATATCTTTTTGTATGTATATAACAATGTAAATCCAGGTGGCCTTATATTTATAGTATTCTTCTAAATTACTAGTCCAATACAAATATGCAATATTGTATCTGCATATTCTAATAAagcgaaaaataaaaagaagacAAAGCATAAGCATCTTGCTTTGTGACGTCACCAATATATCGGGTTTCTTAACAATCTGTTGAAAACAGATAATTCAGGGCGATAAAGTTGAAAGTCGTGGACTATCGGGCAAACAAACGTGAAAAAAAACCGGAATACTTGACGAGAATATCAAACGCTTAGTGCTTGTTGTTAAATGTTTACAATccgtattgtatttgtattatacAGGTGATCCAGGTGTTCCAGGAGCATCTGGTACTAATGGTGAACGTGGGGCAAGAGGCCCAATGGGTGATCGAGGCCAAATGGGTCCATCCGGAAGAACAGGGGCACGAGGCGTAATAGGACCGACCGGTCCGAAGGGTAGTCGTGGTAAGTACCAATACTATTTCAATATTGTTAAAGATCACAGCGAACTCAACATGGTGTTTTCCTGATGGTATGTGTTGTTTATAAGTTAAAAAAACGGGGCTTTATTTATCaaccagttattattattgtttttaaatttttattttagagtATTATATGTTTTCTATTTGCTTTTTGAAGTCAGTGCCTCCTTCATGTTGTATATTGTAAAAGAATTATATTTAGAGTATGTTTTTTATGACCGAAGGaaataaatgtcattttgaTTGATTGGTTTTCTTGAAAATGGATAAACGTTCATGTATTGAAAAGACAACCACTAAATCtttctgttatttttaaacTCGACTTAATCAAAATTTAAGCGTTAAGTAGGATTGATAAACCTGACTCCTGGTATGCAAATTACATTCTTTATTCCTATTGATTACTAGGTGCAGAAGGTAAACCAGGCTCTTCGGGTATGCGGGGATTTCCTGGTAGTTGTGATTGTACCCAATCACTTGTGTACCAAAGAGCATTTTCAGTTGCCAGAACAACCAGTTTAACTGCTAGTAATGGTCACATGATTATAACATGGAACCATGAATTTTCAAACGTTGGTGGAGATTTTGATATGAGTACGGGTATGTTCAATGTCACTATACCAGGTAGGTACGcgcattatttttaaaaaggggccAAAgactaaatattttaattttctgtGTCACAAATGTCAAAAAGTcatgctttaaaaaaatacttacttCTTTGATTTAAAACCTTAGGTTTAATGTGTCCTTCTGACATAACCGACGTACGTCTTCTTTTAAACCTAACACTATTTCAATCACatcttttatattgttttgtttacaatttgtaCGGTAAAATGTAAAAGGTTCAAATAGGCTATACTGTAAATGCAgagataacaaattaaaatacctAAACTGCATAAACttgtatttaattttgtcctaTTCATAATTACAGAATAATAACAGGAGTTTTAAAGTTGATTTTAATCTATTGTGACTTTGTTTTTCAGGAACGTACTTTTTTACAATTCATGTGTACAAGTCTTCCAGACAAAACTTTCCGCTTGTACAACTACTTAAAAACGGTAAGAGCAACCACAAATCGAATTGTTATTCCCCCTTTATGTCCAAATTGTTTAGTTATCTTCGTCAAAGCTTAATAGACTCAAAATAATGTTCCTTGTTTTATTCCTAGACAAATGCACATGTGAATTAAACTTGTTAAATTATGGTCTAATTGTCTGTATTCATATTTCCATTTCTGCCAAAATGCAACAAATTCAGTTTCAGATTTATTTCACACATAAATATTGTAGTTTCTGAGTTCATTCGCTTCAGATAAAAAATAGctctaaagcctgttttccattAGGCGAAATTATTCgcgaaaatgaaaaaaaaaaaagttaactataatacgcatgcgtattattATTTTCCCCTAATTTTTGTGACGTGAAAAATTGTGCAACCAATCAAAACTCACGAtcgttcgattcgcgcgaatacattcgcctagtggaaaatatatgtttaaagGTTTCTACTTTCGATGCAAACAAGTGCATAACTATCATAGCTCACGAATTCGCATCGCATACGTTCAAACAACTCGACATACTCGCGGTCAATGGCAAATTATAAAGGTATGGTGAAAATTGAATACCTTGAATATAAGAACACAATAGTGTCGCACAATAGTGTTTTGagaaaataacaacaaaaacataatatttttttaataataataattatttattgttggtattccattattatatattatattatgacaACTTATTTATTcgtatttaaatgtaaaatggtATAGTAACTTTCTACAAAAATTTTTGGTTTGTATGAAttatttacttacttacttcTATAAGTTTAATGATTCAATATTCTGACTGAAATACCATTAAGCCTGTATTTGATTTGTTATCAAAATTAAATGAACTACCGGCATATCCGGTTGTTTCCTGCGTTTACACCTGACATAACCATGACATACAGTCTACCAacctatttttttattatattcttGATTAGTCATAGTACCCATAAGAATTGGTTCGCATATCTGTTTTATAAAGGAAATGACATATCTCGTACAAAACTGTGGTCAAATTAGAACGAGATGTTTTGTGGTCCCGAACACTTTTATTGTATAAGAAGCATCAATTGTTGTCTAGATAGGTTATGCTTGAAAACCACATTTACTCAAGATACATAGATAGAGATCTCATAATCTACCGTTAATTACCAAATACTACTTATAAATCGTAATGACTCCCCATGGGTCACTCTTCTTTTGTGTCAAATCCTAACCTTTTGTCTAACTTCTCCCTATCGTATAATATAAGAGTTACGAATTATAGCCATGTTAATACTATTGTattattactgtaggcctattacaaatAGCAATCATAAGAGGCATACGTTTTCTGAACTCATCAGCACTCTGAATTACTGGCCTACAAAACACAGTGTTGTTACCGTTGCTGACAGTAGGGCATATGCTAACTTAACGTAGCCTTACTGCGATGTGGAACACAGACCATAAGCCGGTTTTGCAGTGCTTATGGAAGAGCTTGAGTTTGATAaacgttaccataaaaacacgctggttataaatacataaaaatcaatttaaaacgACTGTTTTTACACTGTCACTTCATATTATATTGAATTGCATGTTGTGATACTGAAACACAGTAAttatgtatattaaaaaaacgaATGTGGCAGGTGCATGTTCTAGAACCTTCTGTAGTACTTATGTTTGGGGAGTTAAAATGTACATTAAGATGTCTATTACTTGTGACTAGCAATACCAAATAGGCCTATGAGAGTAAATACTGGATATTGTTTAAGTTCCCATAGAAAAATTAGTTgcatcaaggcaatctaacaacaggatgctgagctctgcTGCGACACGGTTGTTTACTAATCGACAACTCGCGCCGCGGCGTAGAATATGTACATTGGACAGCACTgctggtatttgtcgcagccagacataagatcaaatgaCTGTTGCGTGTTCCTAATTTGACAAAGGGAGCTCAatatcctgttgttagattgccttgattgcATCTTTAGGAGCACATTGGTAGTATGGAATAGTCACATTGTTAAAATGGCAGATAACTCACATTTATTTTCACTATCAATACAACTAAAACATTTCATCAGACAGGCACCAGAACTTGCTTTTCGAGTCCAACTCcttaaaaacaaggccatatacattggctgcagtcgcgtgctcaaatttgagttagtgtttaccgaacgaccaaccgaccgaccgacatagtgagctgtagagtcgcgttttaattgtacgcgactaaaaacatagaatttgtttttgtatgcgttttatttcttcttcttcttttaagAATAATAGTCATGCCCGCACATGTACAGACATAAAATCCGGTAGTATTACTATAGCATTTATTTTACATACCATTTTTAGTACTTGAATACGATTTTTTCTTCTTTGAATGGATCATTACAACCacgtgatgatgatgatgttttgTATATCTTACTCTTATTTACTTTTTTAGGTGATCACGTGATAGGTGTGATTGATTATGGGCCAAATGATAGTGAAGATTCGTCTGGTAACAGCGTGGTACTGAACCTCACCAAAGGAGACGCTGTTTGGCTACTTCTCTACGATGGCAAAGAAATATACAGCAGTCACTATAAATTTACAACTTTTTCTGGATTTCTACTCTTTCCAAATTTTGAATGATGGTACGACAATTTTGAGTAGAAATGTTCTAATTTATGTTTCGATGTGATGGagatatattaattaaatagcGGGGGATTATAACATTTGAGAGGGATGGCCAAGacaatatataatgtttaaaatgaatGTCTCTTTTTAAACAATAACGTTGTTAAGCCTACTACTTTAAGTTTAGGTTTAtgtataattaaaacaaattaaatactttattgtacattatgcttcatttatgattatcaatacaataaaaacatgttaaatGTATGCGAGGTTTGGTTGTTTGTTTTTAAGACAATAGTTCATGCACACGACACATGATATACCATTGgtgaaaagaaaaaagatattgaAGATCTATTAAGATGATGAGGAGgaataatatttgaaaaaaaaagaagatggcaataatgatgataattattttgatttacaATCAGGACCTACGGTAAATATTATGCAGATCGGCACAATTAATGCGTTATGTGCTGAATGTGAGTAATGCGTAGCAAACACGAACGTAAGTGAACTAAATATTAACCTGTTTTTTGATTCTCATTAATTTCTTTGACAATAAAGCGAATCCTAAATAATgacaatataaattatgttgGTGATGTAAGTACATTGTGAGCATTGGTATTTTAAACTCTCTACTTATATCATGATCACAATTAGTCATCCATATTCTTCAAAAtatcaacatcattatcatcatcagcaGCAGCAGCACAATTTTTCTTCTTTGAAATGACTATTACAATCACGTGATGATGAAGTTTCATAAATTTGTTTGTAGCCTATATTTGATCTTATTTACGTTTTGTTGGTGATCGcgtgatcatcatcatcattatcatcatcaccataagCACCATATGCATTTTTTAATGGTAATATCATATGCATTTTATTACAC
Encoded proteins:
- the LOC140055741 gene encoding uncharacterized protein; translation: MILLLRLCVCLAVVVFVNAATDTHPDIPKIPDGTEPASTDENIDNELSPETKPTKETKDEIIPTPNVDEDVLPTAETPTGTGFTHRPPRPPTVDNPTLYHYIPVPGPPGMPGPTGTTGNPGYPGPQGPMGYAGAPGNNGNNGSPGPAGRQGSDGQKGERGSPGITGDPGVPGASGTNGERGARGPMGDRGQMGPSGRTGARGVIGPTGPKGSRGAEGKPGSSGMRGFPGSCDCTQSLVYQRAFSVARTTSLTASNGHMIITWNHEFSNVGGDFDMSTGMFNVTIPGTYFFTIHVYKSSRQNFPLVQLLKNGDHVIGVIDYGPNDSEDSSGNSVVLNLTKGDAVWLLLYDGKEIYSSHYKFTTFSGFLLFPNFE